GGGTTAATCATCAGTGCTAACGCGTGGATTAGTCAGTCGCCTGCATCATATGCCGCGAGATATGAAAATTTTTCTCTGGACGGACGCCTGTTTTGGCTTGTCGATTGGAATTTCGAATACACTATTGAACCTTCATATAAACGCGCTTGGTTATGGTGCGACAATGCTTTCAATGGTCAATGATGTGGTGCCTATGGTGGCGCTTATCCTGTCTGTGCCACTTGGCCACTTGGCAGATCGGTATGGGCGTAGCAAGATGCTGTTGCTGGGGACGCTGCTCATGGCGCTGGGGGCGTTGCTGGTGCCTTTGTTTCTCGCGCGGGCGGGAATTCTCTTTGGGCAATCTGTATTCGCAGTCGGGCAAGCGATGATCATGTCGACAGAGTTTGCCGTTGTCGCGCAGTACATGCCAGC
This genomic interval from Ferroacidibacillus organovorans contains the following:
- a CDS encoding MFS transporter encodes the protein MLTRGLVSRLHHMPRDMKIFLWTDACFGLSIGISNTLLNLHINALGYGATMLSMVNDVVPMVALILSVPLGHLADRYGRSKMLLLGTLLMALGALLVPLFLARAGILFGQSVFAVGQAMIMSTEFAVVAQYMPANDRHFSISIVYANFTLMIGIGSLLGGFLPAHLPLFHTEYGSTLLLGGLIFLIAPIGRYFLTPVPAIHTPSEKPAALFERPNRQILTFSIFLLFQGSPMVLSVRI